A single Biomphalaria glabrata chromosome 2, xgBioGlab47.1, whole genome shotgun sequence DNA region contains:
- the LOC129924690 gene encoding uncharacterized protein LOC129924690, which yields MLEISKLLHERAIDVALLQETLTGKRNASITGYTAFKCKCTDCRGLITYVRNNLVATQVPGPRVHGRTDAITLEVHKLGRKLTVTNLYNPPKHEISLEYDCTNINTHNVIAGDFNAKSQQWGYDSTDLSGHKIHELLNNSNLFCLQNKHTPPTLYHTGNGSQSRPDLTLITANLESHTQFQVLDDIGSDHRPILVTIALSEASGVTPKAPRRWSYTKANWPAYEAAVDTALMNLAVEDRDVDIIYGEITAAMLGEAKRFVPRTYPGVRQKRVWSQELNKLVLRRKRARRLAERKGTPEIRREYNRLCRATSELARRVRSEYWNAACAGMDLRAWRLLRNLEAKDTARTAAPLLSPRAPVSTVTKMAGLLNRNFAKISKPEKKSAMSKALNKERKRLKREPDEPQSQATCNAPFCLAELDRAISKCKNRKAPGPDKVTPEMVKHLGGIARGKLLEFMNRTWAESRLAGAWKSAIIVTR from the exons ATGTTAGAGATATCAAAACTCCTCCACGAGAGGGCAATTGACGTGGCTTTATTACAAGAGACACTAACTGGCAAACGTAATGCCAGTATCACCGGTTATACTGCATTTAAGTGTAAGTGCACAGACTGCCGGGGGCTCATTACTTATGTACGCAACAACCTGGTTGCTACACAAGTCCCCGGTCCACGAGTGCATGGGCGTACCGACGCCATCACCCTTGAAGTACATAAACTCGGGCGTAAACTTACAGTAACTAATCTGTACAACCCCCCCAAGCACGAAATTAGTCTCGAATATGACTGTACTAATATCAATACTCATAACGTCATCGCAGGAGACTTTAACGCTAAGTCTCAGCAGTGGGGCTATGATTCAACCGACTTGTCGGGACATAAAATTCATGAACTTCTAAATAATTCTAATTTGTTCTGTCTGCAAAACAAACATACTCCCCCAACTCTATACCACACCGGAAATGGCAGCCAATCTAGACCAGACCTTACTTTAATCACAGCTAATTTAGAATCTCACACACAGTTCCAAGTCTTAGACGACATTGGGAGCGACCATAGACCCATACTAGTCACAATTGCCCTCTCAGAGGCCAGTGGTGTAACCCCAAAAGCCCCGCGTAGGTGGAGTTACACCAAGGCGAACTGGCCAGCGTACGAGGCAGCAGTCGACACTGCCCTTATGAATCTAGCAGTGGAGGATAGGGACGTTGACATCATATACGGCGAAATAACAGCAGCTATGTTGGGTGAGGCTAAGAGGTTTGTCCCGCGGACTTATCCTGGCGTAAGGCAGAAACGCGTGTGGTCTCAGGAATTGAATAAGCTGGTCCTGAGACGTAAGCGAGCCCGGAGGCTTGCTGAACGAAAGGGTACCCCCGAAATCCGGCGGGAGTACAATCGGCTCTGTAGAGCCACGAGTGAACTGGCCCGACGCGTCCGGTCGGAATATTGGAACGCTGCCTGCGCCGGGATGGATCTTCGGGCCTGGCGTCTTCTGCGAAACCTAGAGGCCAAAGACACAGCGCGAACGGCTGCCCCTCTATTGTCACCCAGAGCGCCGGTCTCTACGGTAACCAAAATGGCCGGCTTGTTGAATCGAAACTTTGCTAAAATCAGCAAGCCCGAAAAGAAGTCTGCCATGTCCAAAGCCCTCAACAAAGAACGTAAAAGACTCAAGAGGGAGCCAGATGAGCCGCAAAGCCAAGCAACGTGCAACGCGCCATTCTGTCTtgctgagctggacagagcgataTCTAAGTGCAAAAACCGAAAAGCTCCGGGGCCAGACAAGGTTACCCCCGAGATGGTAAAACACCTTGGGGGCATTGCGAGAGGTAAACTCCTGGAGTTTATGAATCGAACCTGGGCAGAGTCCAGACTGGCCGGGGCCTGGAAGAGTGCTATCATTGT cacaaggtaa
- the LOC129924691 gene encoding axoneme-associated protein mst101(2)-like: MEIVSSRHQKKSHKSIMEIVSSRHQKKSQEYNGNSFKQASEEEPQEYNGNSFKHASEEEPQEYNGNSFKQTSEEEPQEYNGNSFKQASEEEPQEYNGNSFKQTSEEEPQEYNGNSFKQASEEEQQEYNGNSFKQTSEEEPQEYNGNSFKQASEVEPQEYNGNSFKQTSEEEPRV; this comes from the coding sequence ATGGAAATAGTTTCAAGCAGACATCAGAAGAAGAGCCACAAGAGTATAATGGAAATAGTTTCAAGCAGACATCAGAAAAAGAGCCAAGAGTATAATGGAAATAGTTTCAAGCAGGCATCTGAAGAAGAGCCACAAGAGTATAATGGAAATAGTTTCAAGCATGCATCAGAAGAAGAGCCACAAGAGTATAATGGAAATAGTTTCAAGCAGACATCAGAAGAAGAGCCACAAGAGTATAATGGAAATAGTTTCAAGCAGGCATCAGAAGAAGAGCCACAAGAGTATAATGGAAATAGTTTCAAGCAGACATCAGAAGAAGAGCCACAAGAGTATAATGGAAATAGTTTCAAGCAGGCATCAGAAGAAGAGCAACAAGAGTATAATGGAAATAGTTTCAAGCAGACATCAGAAGAAGAGCCACAAGAGTATAATGGAAATAGTTTCAAGCAGGCATCAGAAGTAGAGCCACAAGAGTATAATGGAAATAGTTTCAAGCAGACATCAGAAGAAGAGCCAAGAGTATAA
- the LOC106068971 gene encoding endothelin-converting enzyme homolog, with the protein MAVEQMNIADEMDTVSDNGMVDLINGRRRLIRCPAIFKNKTFYIVTGVIVIATAIIVPLAVKLSLAEDCSQYKQESDSYLCLSRDCIIAAAYMVRKLNVEVDPCEDMYNFSCGNLLAKAKIPAGEFIWDMDNEVADKIETDLYKLLQKDTNEMMGKSSKAFSKAQHYYQTCLNQGNISTHGIQNIQLMISQFGSWTLTSANIDEWKSKNWNLQWSVEKMHMLGIYSLFRTIIDWDKDVSQYVIKFDGGLALPSTFLQTSDKFVTMVTEIAKLLGGDPETVSSKVQDIYNFEKKMAEIFEGKDEPFPPHETTYFDLGELKSHFKSWINIEDYLKKTLSGRYRNHTRFSIISSHYFSNLNELIHSTSHETQANYMIWAMINVLTDYMPIEFNKIKQDVQFLNATNRTELCLGKTFDNFGFALSAAYINEDLKTHKNRREIASFTAEKVREEFIANLETIHWLDDKSRETLVEEAKSIEFRIGYPDWILNVTKLDLYYEGLQITSDNDFLKCYEYVTAFTASKDIVKYYNNSYDNDEWLVVPIETIPTYLDNAVYITSAYLQFPFFEESFPPSVYYPNIAFTIGHEMLHAYDKDTLSEVTGEIFATSTAREGFHNQLQCLVDQYSQYSVQEQYSDANGSLNDNMCDNGGFRLAYQVYKKYGESSDYLIPFFNFTKEQMFFTAYSQVWCTVQIKSPSGLHNDEHTEPKFRVNGVLSNSIEFSKAFNCKKGSKMNPEKKCEVWR; encoded by the exons ATGGCGGTCGAACAAATGAACATCGCG GACGAGATGGACACTGTGTCGGACAATGGAATGGTGGACCTGATCAACGGCAGACGCAGGCTAATTAGATGTCCTGCTATATTTAAGAACAAAACGTTTTACATAGTTACAGGAGTCATTGTCATAGCTACAGCCATTATTGTTCCATTAGCAGTGAAGCTCTCCTTGGCGGAGGATTGCAGCCAATACAAGCAAGAGTCGGATAGTTAT CTTTGCCTGAGTCGAGATTGTATAATAGCCGCGGCCTACATGGTTCGAAAACTGAACGTTGAGGTGGATCCCTGTGAAGACATGTACAACTTCTCCTGTGGCAACCTGCTGGCCAAAGCCAAAATTCCCGCTGGAGAATTCATCTGGGATATGGACAACGAAGTGGCAGATAAAATAGAGACAGACCTATACAAG ttacttcaaaaagacaCAAACGAAATGATGGGTAAAAGTTCCAAGGCATTTTCCAAAGCCCAACATTACTATCAAACttgtctaaatcaaggaaacaTCTCGACTCATGGCATTCAAAACATCCAACTG ATGATTAGCCAGTTTGGCTCGTGGACACTTACTAGTGCAAACATTGACGAGTGGAAAAGTAAGAACTGGAACTTGCAGTGGTCCGTGGAGAAGATGCACATGCTTGGAATATACAGTCTATTTAGAACAATTATTGACTGGGACAAAGACGTGTCACAGTATGTCATTAAG TTTGATGGTGGCTTGGCTCTACCCTCCACATTTCTCCAAACATCAGACAAGTTCGTTACCATGGTGACTGAAATCGCCAAACTTTTGGGCGGAGATCCGGAAACAGTTTCAAGCAAAGTGCAGGACATTTACAACTTTGAGAAAAAAATGGCAGAG ATTTTCGAAGGAAAGGATGAGCCATTCCCGCCCCATGAAACTACTTACTTCGACTTAGGAGAATTAAAATCTCATTTCAAATCATGG ATTAACATTGAAGATTATCTGAAGAAAACACTCAGCGGGAGATATCGGAATCACACCAGATTTTCAATAATCTCATCTCATTATTTCAGCAATCTCAACGAGTTAATCCATTCTACGAGCCACGA AACTCAAGCCAACTACATGATATGGGCAATGATCAACGTGCTCACGGACTACATGCCTATTGAGTTTAACAAGATCAAGCAAGATGTCCAGTTCTTGAATGCCACCAACAGAACAGAGCTGTGCCTGGGGAAGACTTTTGACAACTTTGGCTTCGCTCTTAGTGCTGCCTATATAAATGAAGACTTGAAGACTCACAAGAATAGAAGGGAAATA GCCAGCTTTACTGCCGAGAAAGTTCGAGAGGAATTCATTGCCAACTTAGAGACCATTCATTGGCTGGATGACAAGTCTAGGGAGACCCTGGTGGAAGAAGCGAAGTCTATTGAATTTCGGATAGGCTACCCAGACTGGATCTTGAATGTGACCAAGCTCGATTTGTATTACGAAGGACTTCAAATTACAAGCGATAATGATTTTCTAAAGTGTTATGAATATGTGACCGCTTTTACTGCAAGTAAAGACATAGTGAAATACTACAACAATAGTTACGACAATGACga GTGGTTGGTAGTTCCAATCGAAACAATCCCAACGTATCTTGACAACGCTGTTTACATTACTTCAGCCTATCTCCAGTTTCCGTTCTTTGAAGAGTCCTTCCCCCC TTCGGTATACTATCCCAACATTGCCTTTACGATTGGTCACGAGATGCTGCATGCCTATGACAAGGACACCCTGTCTGAGGTTACTGGCGAGATCTTTGCTACTTCAACAGCACGAGAAGGTTTTCACAATCAACTCCAATGTCTAGTTGATCAGTACAGTCAGTACTCAGTGCAAGAACAG TATTCAGATGCTAATGGTTCACTTAATGATAATATGTGTGACAATGGCGGCTTTAGGTTGGCCTATCAAGTGTACAAGAAGTATGGAGAATCATCCGATTATCTGATTCCGTTCTTTAACTTTACTAAGGAGCAAATGTTTTTCACTGCTTACTCACAG GTCTGGTGCACTGTGCAAATTAAGTCTCCATCCGGACTTCACAATGACGAACACACGGAACCAAAGTTCAG AGTCAACGGTGTTCTGTCCAACAGCATTGAGTTTTCCAAGGCCTTTAATTGCAAAAAAGGTTCGAAAATGAACCCGGAAAAGAAATGTGAAGTTTGGCGATAG